In Methylobacterium aquaticum, the following are encoded in one genomic region:
- a CDS encoding S-(hydroxymethyl)glutathione dehydrogenase/class III alcohol dehydrogenase produces the protein MKTRAAVAWEAKKPLTIETIDLEGPKPGEVLVEVMATGICHTDAYTLSGLDSEGKFPAILGHEGAGIVREVGAGVTTLKPGDHVIPLYTPECRNCKSCLSQRTNLCTAIRATQGQGVMPDGTSRFRCDSTGGSPGANTVYHYMGCSTFSNFTVLPEIALAKVREDAPFDKICYIGCGVTTGLGAVIYTAKVWPGANVVVFGLGGIGLNVIQGARMVGADKIIGVDINPDKRAMAEKFGMTHFINPNEVGTDKVVQAILDVTGGGADFSFDCTGNVHVMRQALECCHRGWGESIVIGVAEAGREISTRPFQLVTGRVWKGSAFGGARGRTDVPKIVDWYMEGKINIDDLITHTMPLEDINHGFDLMHEGKSIRSVVVF, from the coding sequence ATGAAGACGCGCGCCGCCGTTGCCTGGGAAGCCAAGAAGCCCCTCACCATCGAGACCATCGATCTCGAAGGCCCCAAGCCCGGTGAGGTCCTGGTCGAGGTGATGGCCACCGGCATCTGCCACACCGACGCCTACACCCTGTCGGGCCTCGATTCCGAGGGCAAGTTCCCGGCGATCCTCGGCCACGAGGGCGCCGGCATCGTGCGCGAGGTCGGGGCCGGCGTGACGACGCTGAAGCCCGGCGACCACGTCATCCCGCTCTACACGCCGGAATGCCGCAACTGTAAGTCCTGCCTGTCGCAGCGCACCAACCTCTGCACGGCGATCCGCGCGACGCAGGGGCAGGGCGTGATGCCCGACGGCACCAGCCGCTTCCGCTGCGACTCCACCGGCGGCAGCCCGGGCGCCAACACCGTGTATCACTACATGGGCTGCTCGACCTTCTCGAACTTCACCGTGCTGCCCGAGATCGCACTGGCGAAGGTGCGCGAGGACGCCCCCTTCGACAAGATCTGCTACATCGGCTGCGGCGTCACCACCGGGCTGGGTGCGGTGATCTACACCGCCAAGGTGTGGCCGGGCGCCAACGTGGTGGTGTTCGGTCTCGGCGGCATCGGCCTCAACGTGATCCAGGGCGCCCGCATGGTCGGCGCCGACAAGATCATCGGCGTCGACATCAACCCCGACAAGCGGGCGATGGCCGAGAAGTTCGGCATGACCCACTTCATCAACCCGAACGAGGTCGGCACCGACAAGGTCGTGCAGGCGATCCTCGACGTGACGGGTGGCGGCGCCGACTTCTCGTTCGACTGCACCGGCAACGTCCACGTGATGCGCCAGGCGCTCGAGTGCTGCCACCGCGGCTGGGGCGAGTCGATCGTCATCGGCGTGGCCGAGGCCGGCCGCGAGATCTCGACCCGTCCGTTCCAGCTCGTCACCGGCCGCGTCTGGAAGGGCTCGGCCTTCGGCGGCGCCCGCGGCCGTACCGACGTGCCGAAGATCGTCGACTGGTACATGGAGGGGAAGATCAACATCGACGATCTCATCACCCACACCATGCCGCTCGAGGACATCAACCACGGCTTCGACCTGATGCACGAGGGCAAGTCGATCCGCTCGGTCGTGGTGTTCTAA